In Gadus chalcogrammus isolate NIFS_2021 chromosome 23, NIFS_Gcha_1.0, whole genome shotgun sequence, a genomic segment contains:
- the LOC130377555 gene encoding uncharacterized protein LOC130377555, translated as MAASVSTSQHEFAHRPHGMNPSHDARRAQGPQPPGQGPSGQYGSPGPSERDKPPPQHQKPYFYVQPSQPYVPMQSNMQWHMPLSYNPYYGYPGLGYAMQPMNTYPMNGYMEPPGYVMPQSHLHLVDYRRMLSPQYYHTLAYQSRTLSYQHSSSSRDMISSEVQTEPLSASKKSNAAASCGGGGRVDTHNGFPQGIHDCAERNNPGPAHLLPQAQSAKTGDRLVDLKKTSPSPVGKAPQKSSFVIQTEELRIECCSTAVGLEVLRSRETQEMELAHSYAARDLGRCGSLITPTSVLQEVPRSAPKEQLDIGQQVVPDLVLVGTDSCGTTTGTLSWREPKAQIKRTDASLDSGSRVEVSGGVGQKTTVEQGQKHSTDAHVGCGSNDGLVKVLHMPFDLDYLDELRSMETTVWSMEETVLSSPDWMTQTTLIDSHMDTLVEEVKDPREEDLMDVFAEEFTMEQVVPMIEMPQSEEELLIELGSTRDAPPVLVSAPQPEGLASADTRDTEVASTAHLVHDSGVSHSHSSESVVGLPGTGDSIQHESELTDQTSYESLPAFLPSTAWPTDHSNIVHLREMPQPPKKPSKSQSAHNSEEPIERQKPNKESKEARTVQRPKAEKIDKANVNRRSVSDHECCLRRNLNENAFPARRPRLERLCSRCLANRSGCSTVSPGSQSVQIYKRRCPAPLQPWLQGCVLPTCEACKMLARKRLMLRRGTSSDVCGSGWQDVAGGENSENGSVRRVPKWSGLDDPRRACAESKRHQVTSRNRPEKCPLAFGERNCACDEHRVPGWDGRSRHAPGTGNVVQETDENGALPVRSQDKWGGVERNNGYKWKNEKSFTSMVFNRNMAGHKDAVISQHLNIQKKSQPLSQGTHRKVTRC; from the exons ATGGCGGCCTCTGTTTCCACGTCGCAGCATGAGTTTGCCCACAGGCCGCATGGTATGAACCCTTCCCATGATGCACGGCGTGCCCAGGGGCCTCAACCCCCGGGCCAGGGGCCCTCAGGGCAGTATGGGTCTCCGGGCCCTAGCGAGCGTGACAAGCCCCCGCCTCAACACCAGAAGCCCTACTTCTACGTCCAGCCCTCCCAGCCATACGTCCCCATGCAGTCCAACATGCAGTGGCACATGCCCCTCTCCTACAACCCTTACTACGGTTACCCAGGGTTAG GTTACGCCATGCAACCTATGAACACCTATCCCATGAATGGATACATGGAGCCGCCGGGATACGTCATGCCTCAGAGCCACCTCCATCTGGTGGACTACAGGCGCATGCTGAGCCCCCAGTACTACCACACCTTGGCCTATCAGTCCCGCACGCTCAGCTACCAGCACAGCTCCTCCAGTAGAGACATGATCAGCTCTGAAGTGCAGACCGAGCCACTCTCTGCGTCCAAAAAGTCCAACGCCGCTGCttcatgtggtggtggtggtagggtcgACACGCACAATGGCTTCCCTCAAGGCATACACGATTGTGCAGAGAGAAACAACCCCGGGCCTGCTCACCTTCTACCCCAAGCCCAGTCTGCAAAGACTGGTGATCGATTGGTGGATCTCAAGAAGACGTCGCCCTCTCCTGTCGGAAAGGCGCCTCAGAAGAGCAGCTTTGTTATCCAGACCGAGGAGCTTCGGATCGAGTGCTGCAGTACCGCAGTGGGCCTCGAGGTTCTGCGCTCCCGTGAGACTCAGGAGATGGAGTTGGCTCACAGTTACGCTGCCCGGGATCTGGGCCGCTGCGGCTCTTTGATCACCCCCACTTCTGTGCTGCAGGAAGTGCCCAGGAGTGCTCCAAAAGAGCAGTTGGACATTGGCCAACAAGTTGTTCCTGACCTTGTGTTAGTTGGCACGGATTCCTGTGGCACCACTACGGGGACGTTGTCTTGGCGCGAGCCGAAAGCCCAGATTAAACGCACCGATGCGTCGCTGGATTCAGGCTCCAGGGTTGAAGTCAGCGGGGGTGTAGGTCAGAAGACGACCGTAGAGCAAGGACAAAAGCACAGCACTGACGCTCATGTAGGCTGTGGTTCCAACGACGGCCTCGTTAAAGTCCTCCACATGCCCTTTGACCTGGACTACCTGGATGAGCTCCGGAGCATGGAGACGACGGTGTGGTCGATGGAAGAGACGGTCCTTTCCTCCCCTGATTGGATGACGCAAACCACTCTAATAGAttcacacatggacacacttgTGGAGGAAGTCAAGGATCCCCGCGAAGAGGACCTGATGGATGTTTTCGCTGAGGAGTTTACGATGGAACAGGTGGTGCCCATGATTGAGATGCCTCAGTCTGAAGAGGAGCTCCTGATAGAGCTGGGCTCCACTAGAGATGCTCCCCCTGTGTTGGTCTCGGCCCCTCAACCCGAAGGCCTTGCCTCAGCGGATACCCGTGACACAGAGGTGGCTTCAACGGCCCATCTTGTCCACGACTCGGGTGTGAGTCACTCACACAGTTCAGAGTCGGTGGTGGGCCTCCCTGGTACAGGTGACTCAATTCAGCACGAGTCTGAGCTGACTGACCAGACTTCCTACGAGTCCCTCCCGGCTTTCCTCCCTTCCACTGCTTGGCCGACTGACCATAGTAACATAGTGCACCTCAGAGAAATGCCACAACCCCCCAAGAAACCCAGCAAGTCCCAGAGCGCTCACAACTCGGAAGAGCCAATCGAGAGACAGAAGCCCAACAAAGAATCAAAGGAGGCTCGCACCGTTCAAAGGCCCAAAGCAGAAAAGATCGACAAAGCCAACGTCAACAGGCGTAGCGTCTCGGACCACGAATGCTGTCTCCGCCGCAATCTAAACGAGAACGCGTTCCCCGCCCGGCGGCCCCGACTAGAGCGCCTCTGCAGCAGATGCCTGGCCAATCGCAGCGGCTGCTCGACGGTCAGTCCGGGATCGCAATCGGTGCAGATCTACAAAAGAAGATGCCCCGCTCCCCTCCAGCCGTGGCTGCAGGGCTGCGTGCTACCGACGTGCGAAGCCTGCAAGATGCTGGCGAGGAAGAGGCTGATGCTTCGCCGTGGCACCAGCTCAGACGTCTGCGGATCCGGCTGGCAAGACGTCGCAGGGGGCGAGAACTCCGAGAACGGTTCCGTTCGAAGGGTGCCAAAGTGGTCGGGGCTTGATGACCCCAGGAGAGCGTGCGCTGAATCGAAGAGACACCAGGTGACCTCCAGGAACCGACCTGAGAAGTGTCCTCTGGCGTTCGGGGAGAGGAACTGCGCTTGTGATGAGCACAGAGTCCCTGGTTGGGACGGGCGGAGCAGGCATGCACCTGGAACTGGGAACGTCGTACAGGAGACCGACGAGAACGGCGCCTTGCCAGTGCGTTCCCAGGACAAGTGGGGAGGCGTGGAAAGAAACAACGGATATAAATGGAAAAATG AGAAATCATTCACATCAATGGTGTTTAATCGGAACATGGCTGGCCACAAGGATGCGGTCATATCGCAGCACTTGAATATACAGAAGAAATCACAGCCACTATCACAAG GAACTCACAGAAAAGTAACAAGATGCTGA